One stretch of Arachis duranensis cultivar V14167 chromosome 1, aradu.V14167.gnm2.J7QH, whole genome shotgun sequence DNA includes these proteins:
- the LOC107479466 gene encoding protein FAR1-RELATED SEQUENCE 5-like, with product MAASQEGRVSSEDPLLCTSPSRNSLMEVDIVEPLECVASDEPSKAAQLSDVTDVGSDEMELGDELPDHGCLQEDEIPRVGMRFAQLQMAHDFYVTYAKKAGFATKIRTTTFDKITKAPINQAIHCNRDGIRESRVKAPTRKNTISAAGCKARIYVKFDKDVQDWVLLKVDLTHSHPCSPKKAVHYHEYRQLTMHAKCVIEDNDEAGIRPNKTFLALSNEAGGPSNLGFSEKDVRNYITARLRSSNVNADVREMMSYFRRMKDINPNFFYAVKLDDECKFKSAVWVDARCKASYEYYGDVMSVDSTYSKNRYVLVKLVFLPFLDNTNFDRDWHFLHLVGFSGRHGLPFVLFVGVNHHGRSTLLGCALLGNEEIGSYEWVFVQWVKCMGTAPKCIITDQCRSLYRAIKNTLPDTRHRWCIWHIMNKLPSKLGGYRRYGALYGDLNDIVWNSRTEESFEDDWADFIDEYNLHNNTWLSDLYDDRRMWVPIYFKGEFWTGMRSTQRSESMHAFYGGYLHSKTSLVQFVHEYDNVLGVKEQRELEDDAADSRGVIPCATTSPIEKQFQQEYTTSIFRDVQIEFVRKANCRVSAVDEQGPVVCVKVEEEKLLNDTILCVPYDVHFDRSTQELRCECNLFESSSVLCCHYLAVFHSYKLYKVPTYYILPRSSKNIKCKHTYVKSSHDVSRSDESHVAFRGLCAHFYNVAQEFLGDDEETALLHVALEETRAKLATHRAKKRSERMAETQTNIGSQSSNDVGVDDIQGPSKVTTKGRPKSKRLGSALEKSIKNSRRRKQKNSHPVVRPHTFQDINHCDVSSLDVPKQDGGFMIHVSFKVLRQLLQRSTCIQFNKVVSDFYTLDYIVFRLDVHFSKVLDVQITYIVGWLVVTSFDKHKYGSFTKQPL from the exons ATGGCAGCATCGCAAGAAGGACGTGTTTCAAGCGAGGATCCTCTTTTATGCACATCACCTAGCCGAAATTCATTAATGGAGGTCGATATAGTGGAACCTTTAGAGTGTGTAGCCTCTGACGAGCCAAGCAAG GCCGCACAGTTGTCGGATGTTACAGATGTTGGAAGTGATGAGATGGAGCTTGGTGATGAG tTACCAGATCATGGTTGCTTACAAGAAGACGAGATACCAAGAGTTGGAATGCGGTTTGCTCAGTTACAGATGGCTCATGACTTTTATGTGACCTATGCAAAGAAAGCTGGATTTGCAACTAAGATAAGGACGACAACATTTGATAAGATCACAAAGGCTCCCATTAACCAGGCTATACACTGTAATCGCGATGGGATCCGCGAGTCTCGTGTTAAAGCACCAACGCGGAAGAATACGATTTCAGCTGCTGGGTGCAAGGCAAGGATATATGTAAAGTTTGATAAAGACGTGCAAGACTGGGTTCTGCTCAAGGTTGACTTGACGCACTCTCACCCTTGTTCACCGAAAAAGGCAGTGCACTATCATGAGTATAGGCAGTTGACCATGCATGCGAAGTGCGTGATCGAGGATAATGATGAGGCTGGGATTCGACCAAACAAGACATTCCTTGCTTTGTCAAATGAAGCTGGTGGCCCCTCTAACTTGGGATTCTCAGAGAAGGATGTAAGAAATTATATAACAGCAAGGCTCCGAAGTAGCAACGTGAATGCGGATGTCAGGGAGATGATGAGCTACTTTAGGAGAATGAAGGACATCAATCCGAACTTCTTTTACGCGGTGAAGTTGGACGATGAGTGTAAATTTAAGAGTGCAGTATGGGTTGATGCAAGGTGTAAGGCGTCGTATGAATACTATGGAGACGTCATGTCAGTTGATAGCACGTACAGTAAAAATAGGTACGTATTAGTTAAGTTGGTGTTTTTACCTTTTCTTGATAATACGAATTTTGATCGTGATTGGCATTTCTTACATCTGGTTGGTTTTTCTGGTAGGCATGGATTACCGTTTGTGTTGTTCGTTGGGGTCAACCACCATGGTAGGTCGACCCTCCTCGGTTGTGCTTTGTTGGGGAATGAAGAAATCGGAAGTTATGAGTGGGTTTTTGTCCAATGGGTGAAGTGCATGGGAACTGCTCCAAAGTGTATCATAACCGATCAATGTCGATCCCTTTACCGTGCGATCAAAAATACTTTACCCGACACACGCCACCGGTGGTGCATTTGGCATATTATGAATAAGCTACCTTCGAAGCTTGGGGGTTACCGCCGGTACGGAGCTTTGTATGGTGACCTAAACGacattgtgtggaactctcggACGGAGGAGTCATTTGAAGATGATTGGGCTGATTTTATAGATGAGTACAACTTACATAACAACACATGGCTGTCAG ATCTGTATGATGACCGACGCATGTGGGTCCCAATATACTTCAAGGGTGAATTTTGGACAGGAATGCGGAGTACGCAAAGGAGTGAGAGCATGCACGCATTCTACGGTGGATACTTACACAGTAAAACTAGCTTGGTCCAATTTGTTCATGAATATGACAATGTGCTTGGAGTCAAGGAGCAGAGGGAACTGGAGGATGATGCTGCAGACTCGAGGGGGGTTATCCCTTGTGCAACTACCTCGCCTATAGAGAAACAGTTTCAGCAAGAGTATACCACGAGCATTTTTAGGGATGTTCAAATTGAGTTTGTGAGGAAGGCTAACTGCAGAGTTTCTGCAGTTGATGAACAGGGTCCAGTGGTCTGCGTGAAGGTGGAAGAGGAGAAACTACTCAACGATACTATTCTATGCGTTCCGTATGATGTTCACTTTGACCGTTCCACACAGGAGCTTCGTTGTGAGTGCAATCTTTTTGAGAGTTCAAGTGTGTTGTGCTGTCACTATCTTGCAGTTTTTCATTCGTATAAATTGTATAAAGTACCTACCTATTATATTCTCCCTCGATCGAGCAAGAACATAAAGTGCAAGCATACGTATGTCAAAAGTAGCCATGATGTCAGTCGGTCAGATGAGAGTCATGTTGCATTCAGGGGACTGTGTGCACACTTCTATAATGTTGCTCAAGAGTTCCTCGGTGATGATGAAGAAACAGCATTGCTGCATGTTGCTTTGGAAGAAACAAGGGCCAAGTTGGCTACGCACCGTGCCAAAAAGAGGTCCGAGAGAATGGCAGAGACTCAGACCAACATTGGCTCTCAGAGTTCGAATGATGTCGGTGTTGATGACATCCAAGGCCCATCGAAGGTCACCACAAAGGGCAGGCCAAAGAGTAAGAGGCTTGGCTCTGCCCTTGAGAAGTCCATCAAGAATTCAAGACggagaaaacaaaagaattcaCATCCG GTGGTTCGTCCGCACACATTTCAAGATATAAACCATTGTGATGTTTCTAGCCTGGATGTTCCCAAACAAGACGGTGGTTTCAT GATTCATGTTAGTTTCAAGGTTCTAAGGCAGCTGTTGCAAAGGTCCACATG TATACAGTTTAATAAAGTTGTTTCTGATTTCTACACGCTTGACTATATAGTTTTTCG ACTGGATGTTCATTTTAGTAAGGTATTGGATGTTCAGATTACCTATATTGTCGGATGGTTAGTGGTCACCAGTTTTGATAAGCACAAATATGGCAGCTTTACCAAACAACCTTTATAA